The segment CTTCGGCAATTTGGCCACCTCAACCACATGAACAGTGAGATCGAAGGTTTTCTGAAATACCTGCTGTTTACAGAGGAAGCGCCGTTGTCCGCACCGATCCAAGGATCGGCCGCATTTGTAAGGCAGTTCGAAGCGCTGGGCTTCAAAGACACCAAGGGACGATCATTGCGCCAGTTCGACCTGGAGAGGCGGCTTTTCAAGTATCCGTGCAGCTACCTGATCTACTCGGATGCCTTTGACGCGCTACCCGAGCAACTCAAGGAGACGCTATATCGACGCCTCTGGGACATTCTCACCAGCACGGACACTGGTCCGGCATTCGCTCGAGTCCCCGCGGAGACCAAACAGGCCATCCGCGAGATTCTTACCGAGACCAAGAAGGACATTCCACCCTACTGGAAGTAGAACGATTGAAACGCTTTAGTTCAACGAGCCTGATGGTCAGTCTCTAGGTCACTCAAGCCGCAGGTCTCGTTGGTCCGACAGATATCCTGGGATCTTCTGACGAATGTCGCACTATGCCGATGAGGATGAGCCCAGCGGTGAGGTGAATACCCTTGCCGGACCATAGACCCCACGTTACCAATACCGAATGCCCACCCCTGAAATACCTGGCGATTTGATCGCATCGCGTTGTCCCGATTTCTGGAAGTGCGGCATATTTGTGGCGATCCGTTCGTGGCGACTGTGTATGGGGCTGCTCACCCTCTCGAGTGCGGTCTCCGGGGCCTTTGCTCAGCCGATCGTCTTGGATTCACCGGACAGCCGAATTCATGTGGCGATCAATCTTCCCGCTCCGGATTCAGCGGCAACTCCCAGCTGGTCAGCATCGTTCCAGGGTGAAGTCCTCTTCACCAACTGCCATCTGAGTCTGCAAACAGCACAGGCGGGAGATCTTATGAGCGGGATTCGGGTCTTAAAGGAGACGCGCCGCACGCGGAATCAGCGGATCCAAGTGCTGCATGGACGCTCGAAAGATGCGGAAGATCGCTTCAACGAAGCCCGGTTCCAGTTCGCCACAGCGGGCGGCCACCGAACGGTGGTGGTGTTTCGGTGTTACAATGATGCGATCGCTCTGCGCTATGAATTGCCGGCGGGCGGTACCCATACCTCAGTCACGATTACTAACGAAGCAACTTCGTTCTGTCCAACCGGGGATCCCATCGGTCATATCCAATACTTGGAGAACTTCAAAACTTCTCACGAACATAACGTCACCAGCACCGAGTTCAGCCGGATCCGAAAGGGAGAACTCCTGGACATGCCGCTGACCTTGGCCTG is part of the Verrucomicrobiales bacterium genome and harbors:
- a CDS encoding glycoside hydrolase family 97 N-terminal domain-containing protein, producing MPTPEIPGDLIASRCPDFWKCGIFVAIRSWRLCMGLLTLSSAVSGAFAQPIVLDSPDSRIHVAINLPAPDSAATPSWSASFQGEVLFTNCHLSLQTAQAGDLMSGIRVLKETRRTRNQRIQVLHGRSKDAEDRFNEARFQFATAGGHRTVVVFRCYNDAIALRYELPAGGTHTSVTITNEATSFCPTGDPIGHIQYLENFKTSHEHNVTSTEFSRIRKGELLDMPLTLAWKDGTYAAITEAALRRYAGMSLTRGAIASNEDSLICALTPRADGSKVFATLPLETPWRVVLLAERSGALLESSTLYCLNSPSEIGNTSWIRPGKITFHWWNGDVYDGQPGTPMLSFAMNKKYIDFCSREGILTHSITSTEGVTT